The stretch of DNA GCTTGTGAATGGAAGGTCTGGTGGTTGCAGAGCACAAACTggtcaaacacatttttttttttttagaaggaaataaGTAGTTGCTGAACCAAACCCAAAATGTCTGGGAGTAAAAGCTTCTTTTGTGGGTGACGAACTTTACTGGAGTGCAAGACCATGGAATACTGTAGGCATTCAATGCCTCTCAAGAGCAACAAATTACCTGCATACAGAGTATGCCTCGCCTCCTGTCTAACCAGTGTTTGACTGGGTGGGAATGGCAATAACAGAACTAGCTAAGGGCAGAACTACGTGACCCGGTAGCAATTGCACCCTTACTAACTTCTGAAAAATTTTTCTGTAGCTCCCATGATGAGTCTTATACAAAAGGTGGGTGGTACTTGTCTTCACAAAGCAAGAGGTGTTGGCAATTTAGGTCCAAATGCACTTCTCTCACCTTTGCTCTCTGCACTCGAATCAGCGCTTGGTTGAAACATGGCACGCTCTGATTTCAAGAAAAGAATGTGATGCATCTCTTCCTCATCTTGTTAACACTGTGCTTGCCAAGATTATTCCTTCTTACTTTATACTGTTCTCACCCCCACCAAGGGAAGCTGAACAATGCAGGCTTGTGTTTTAAATTTATGACAGCGATGAATTCAGTGCTAATTGATAATGCAATGTCATCCTAACAAGCTGAATCCTCTGATTGTGCTTTCTTTTCATGACAGACTGGAGTGGATCCTTGTGCCATATTAGCAGCAAGGAGAAAAGCCCAGAAGAGGCATGCCAGGGAAATAAAGGCGGCAAATGAACTCAGAAAGCAAGCTGTATTGAAACTAGTGAATTCTTCGGTAAATATTTACCTCTGCTTTATCAGCtaacatgctgctgctttctggtgTTACCATTCTTGTTTATACAAGGTGCAGGGTGCAACTCAGGTAGAAAGGCTTAGGGAGCAAGCACTGCGCAGTGCGGACAGGCTACTGGGGCAACAGCGTAAGGATCCACGGCTGGATTGAATAATTGTGTTGAACCTGATTACATTCAGGTAGCACATAGCGGAGCAGAGCCTTTCCACACTATCATACTGTCTCAGCAGTGGTGTCAGCAGAAATTGGAGGGACCCTACCTCTGCCTCTCCCCATACACTTGGAATAATCATGCAGAAATAggatataataaaattaattcaaattagcAGCCGCTGTAATAAAAAGGTGCCATCCGCACTGCTGATCCTGGCATGGTTAAGTGAGGCAGGTACATTGAGAAGGGTTGTTTGAAACATGCTTGTGCTTTTGTGCATGTTTAAATTCACCCCCCTGTTGGGAGCTGGTGTGTGCTTTTTGCCATGGGAAATCAACCAAACGCCTAACTTAAGAGCATGATTGCCGTTGCTTCTTTTGGATATATAGGCCTTGGCAGGATCAGCAGGGATGAGGCAAGGAAATGGAGTAAAAACATATGAACAGGTGTCAGTGTTTGAAGGAAATGGGTAATTCACTCCTAAGAGAACAGCTTTAAGCTGTTTGCATGTGACCGTAGAAAGGCTGGGCATAAGAGAATAAACCTTGATTGATATATGTAAGATATGGAAGTACGTGTGGATGTAAAGCCAGTTTCTGTAATGGTTAGGAACTGTATAGCTTTTAAAGACTGAAAGAACTGATGAGTATGGGGAGGAAGGGGATCTACACTGAAAAAGCATTGGCTGTCATTAAGCTTTATTTATCTTCTCTCCCAGACTAACGACGTGGAAGCAAGTGTAAAACATGAGATAGCAAATGATGAGTTACCTGTAAATGGAAAATTTGCATCTGCAGATGCTAGTGTACAAGACGTGTCTCCTGATGAGCATGAACAGTTTGTGGAGCCCAAAACAAACATCCACTCTTTAATTCTGGATTTCACCCCGGTGAACTTTGTGGATTCAGTTGGagcaaaaacattaaaatcagtaagtagggctttttttccccagaaaaaccCATAGAAAACTTGTGAGATACTTAACGGGGAACATAAATGCCAGCTCAAATACAATCCAGTATCTCACCTAATCACGGTTTTAATTCTGTAGCTCTGTCAGTTCTAGCTGAATACTGGGGAATGTGGACTGTGCAGCTGTCATGGTAATTGGCTTACATCTTCCAAAACTGCGATGTATACAATGTTAGACTTGCGTTTAACTTTGGTTTAACTCTGTTGCAGATTATAAAAGAATACAAAGAAGTTGGTGTCTGTGTCTGTATTGCCAGCTGTAGTGGtgagttgagattttttttttttttgtgagctttATGCAAGAGATTGTGTTTTATGTCTTTCCCTCTGGCCCTGAATTTTCTGCTGCCAGGTGCCTCAGTACTATCAGCACTTACTTCACATAAAATTGGATTTGAGGAAAAGCATATATGCATTAGAGCCTTCACTTTAGTGAAAGTAGAGCACTGACATAATGAGTTCTGTGAGGACTAGATCCTGCTCCCGTTTATTCCAGCTGGCGAACTGTTAATGCCACACCGAACTTTGCACCTTGGAATTGTTGTAATAATGTAATAAGGAGGAAAAGCCTGCAATGTTCCAAGTTTCTGATATTTGGAATTGTAGCATCTTCTGCCAAGAACAGGCCTCTGTGTATGTCTGGTTAAGAGAATTACCCATTTGGAGTAGAAGTAGCATGTGATCCACCTGGCTACTGTAAATGTTTTACGTAATAACAAGTAAGAGAACAAGTTGTCATCTTCCTGAGATAGCATTGTCTTCCATCTTTGTACTTTAGTTTATGCACTGATGCCATGTTTGTTTTTTATGTTGTAGGCCCTGTAATGACTGATCTGACAAGACTGAATTTTTTTGATAACACTGTAACAAGAGAGTTGCTGTTTCACAGCATTCATGATGCTGTCCTTGCTTGCCAAGTGAAAGATGGGTCTGCGTCACAGACAGGTTTTAACCTCTGAAGAGTGGCATCGAGCAGAATGGAAGCCAGATTTATGCTGATGGAGACTCTTACTGAATATTTAATTTGCACACTTTAAAGAGAGCCTAAGGCTATTTGTATCTACGGGTATAGGGTGGTGCTTATTTTCTGTAGGAAGAGTGGATAAGGAGTTGGAAGCCTTCatgctcttgattttttttcttccaatcaGGGTGTAGCCTCCCAACAacatacaaacacaaaattaTGCAAGACAAGAAAATTCGGTGTATTCTGCTACAATCAGAATCTGATAGACAAGGTGACATTCCTATTACTGTTGAGAAAATGGGCACTTTAACTCACTACGAGGTGGGATCTTGCAGGAAATTACTGTTTCCGCAATTGCAATGCACTGTACCAGTGTCTTTAAAGAACTTTCTTAGATGACTTTTAAAGCCTGATGTCAACATCTGCATACAACAGATTCATATAAATTATAATAATCTGCCAGCTGGATTAATGAATTCACACTGGTACCATTTAGCTGCTACTCTTTTTAAGCCTGGATGgtacagttatttttttaaaatatctaaccTTTTTCAACTACACTCTTCATTGCCTGAACATTTTCACTTGAAGTTCAAATTAGAAACTCATTGTTTAATTATTACATTATCAATATGGTACTTCCACTGCCAAAACCTAGTTGTGCTTTCTAGAAAAGAATAGTTGATTTTAAGCTAAGATTATTTTACCTTCAAAGTTTGAAGACAAAACTGGTTTGTCAGGAGGCAGGAGTGAAgcctattaaaattaaattaagaactGATGCCCTCTATGCAGTCTCTTAAGCTAGAATAAAAACATAGACAAGGTCTAATGTCTCAgtgggccaaaaaaaaaaatcaaacccaacaCTTTTCTGTTGCCTGAGGTATCTTCCtaccagcagtgctgcttctgcctcaGCTTTTAAGTGCTTTGAGAAATAGATTTCAATAGAAATCAAAAATGttaagtgtttggtttttttaaaagaaacagtagtGTGGAGTTTTTTTCTATGGTCTTCACAACCTGGCTGCTGTGGTACTGCTTAACTTCAGGTGGGAGatgaaaaacatggaaatgtaactcaagaaaatgaaagaaatcttcAATGCCTGTGTTTCCCTAACAACAATCACTATGAATCTGAGCAGAGGTAGGAACCTAAAAGTGTTTGTTTCTCTGTAGGTTATTTTGACAGCACAGGGGAAGAGGAGTGTCAGTGACATTTCATTTAGCACCCTCAAATCAGAGGTCCTGTGCATAAGGGAATTCAAACTACTTTCTCTCTTCTGAATGCAGAACTTAGTACTTTTATCTTGCTTCAAGCTGTGTTGCGATGAGGGCTTCCTTCAGGTAAAGCAAGTTTCCCAAGCACCAGGGGCACTTGGGGAAGATGTTTTATTTCATCAGACTCCCCTGCCAATAGGGATAGGAGGCTTTCTGCATCAGAAATTACCACTTAGCTGGAGTTCAAAAGATGAATTGAATGCATGTTAACACACTGTGCGTGTTTATTTAAACAACTTTTGGTACATTTTATAATGTTAACTAGTTTAACAAGCCTTTGTATCTACATACAgtatatttttctacttttcagCTTGTCGCAGCTTCAGTTTTTAACTATGTAGTCTCTTCAGTTCACGTCAAAATCCTGTCAACTTCTAAAATAAAGTGATGATCATGACTTGTCAAAATTTTCCACTCTGTCTTGGTGAGACTCTGTGCGTGGGGCGAGTCAAGGTCTCCAGATGCAAGTGTCTGTTGCTATGGGGGTCACCACCTCCATGCagctcctccctgctgctcaggTTCTTGCTCCTCACCCCCCGGGCTCCCCCACCCACATGAAGCCCTCTCCATGCCAGGCCTCAGCGTGATACAATTAGTGCTGCACTGCCCATCCTCTGGGGAGCTGCTGAAACGCTGGACTGAAAACCTTTGCCCAAGAAAGTcctagatcccagcctgtgcagCACTAGTACTCTGCCACCTGCTCCTGGGTACCACCAGCACTACTGGTAACTCATCCAGTAAAATAAAATCTGGCAGCTTTTGGCCAGCCTTGTCCAGTGCTTTGCTACCACCAGCTGAAGCACTGCTTCCTTCTCGCCAACCTAAGTTACCTACTGAAAAGTAAATGACAACTTCTTTCCTATACTGATTAACAAACTGCTATCTCAACGTTTAAATCCTGCCTTCAGCTTGTCAGTGCTAGATTAAACAAACCCCCCATCCTTTAAACTCATAACAGGGCtcatctctttcccctctccagttTGTGTGCCTTGACAGGGTAGCACCTCTAACCCCTCACTGCTGAAGCCCCACCAAGCAAATGTCACTGGGTAGCCTAAGTCCAGTTTGATGCCTCATAATAATCAGAATAatgctcctctccccctcctttttttgcaAGAGTACTGATGATAATTCAAGATACCCAGTAAGACCCAAACTCTTTTTACATACTTCACTTAGCCTTCTGAACTAAAAGGTACACTTGAGTACTGTTCTTGGTAAACAGATACTCTCAGTGCTGCTTTCTGAACCACTTTCCTCTCAggctcaaaatgaaaaaaattctgtccCACCAATAAATTTGCATCCCTCCCCAAAATAACACATAACCATTGAGCTCAGCTTTTCAAGCAGGTGAGGGCAAAACCAGGGGATTGCCTAAGTTTGCTTATCAAGTTACTGACACTGGCCAAAATCCTGACAAAGTCCATGTACCACATCATACACTTTTTCCCTGTTGTACACACCTCCTCTTTCAAAAAAACATTAAGTGGCTGCTTCTAAGCTTGATAAATTGATGTCAGTTGTATCAAAATGAGACCTGATAAAACTTCTCTCACTTCCAAGACAAAGCAGTTCCCAAAAGCATTTCCCCCCACCCTGGTATTTCTTCAagctcttcccctgcccacctccaaatttaatgcaaaacttgaaaaaaagaaaacgaaagGCTGTTGCTTTTCATTGACCAAACCATCCAGCGTGAAAGGAACACGCTAGATGAATGAAGATCAACCTTTTAATGTTGCCTGCTGCCAACAACTATCAGCTATTGCCCAACTACTGGAGCATCAGGACCCTATCAGGGTCATCCTCCGTGTGTAGTAGCATCTTAGACAAGTAATACGATGTATCAAAGTGCTCACTAGTACGCTGATGCCAAACTTGAATCTTTTTTAGAGCAggaacaggaaaaacaaatcttcTTTCCCTTAGCGCTAAGAAATTATGCttacttcttcctccttcttgaCCCACTTACTATTTTGTAAGAAACAAAGAATCTCAGCAAAAGGGATGAAGAAAACCACTGAAGACAAAAAACAAGTTATGATGGTACCAGAGTGCTCAcccagggagagaaaaaatatcccTTTGCATCTTCCCTAAGCTGGGCACTGACTCAGACCACCAAGCACCTGAGCTGAGCTATGTACGCCTTCTCCTCAGCTCTTGTCCCATGGTAGTTCCTGAGAGTTTTCTCGGGACACACTTGCACCTCGGTGCTGAACATCACGCAAGCGCACCTGGAAACACTGTAGTCACATAGGGATCTTTCAGCACCTCTACAGCTTAGATGCTAAGTTTTGGGGTGTAAATGGTGGCTAGGGATCTAAACTTTGGATTTCTAACATTGCCCAGGTATCCGATTTAAAAATATCTCACTGGTCTAGGCTGCATTATTAGAATCTCCCTGagacttttttcttctacagcaGCAATACCCCACCAGTGTAGAACACACTCATAATGAACTCACACCTAGTGCCTGGAATACTCCATTTATTTCTAGCTTCCAAGAACAAGACATGAATTACTCACTTGAATTTTTGTTTCACGGGAAGTTTAACAACAGGAACAGGAAAAACATTCCAAGATATTAGTTGTAGGTCATGTAGCGGGGGGTAGCACTGAATTTCGCATACGATTTAATGACTTTGTTCACTGCTTCTAAGAAGTCTTTCTCTGTTGCAATTTTTCGACGTGCTCGGATAGCAAACATGCCTGCCTCCGTGCAGACACTGCGAATCTCAGCGCCTTTGAAAGAAAGGGATAAATGAATTCAACACTGACCACCAGTGGAGATGAAGCATACACAgaattgttaaaaagaaaaaccaaaattCAGCTTACCTGTGCTATTAGGACACAGCCGAGCCAACAGCTCAAATCTTATGTCTCTTTCAACACTCATGGAACGAGCATGTATCTTGAATATGTGAGTTCGCCCCTGAAAGAAGAGCGGAGGATAGAAGTGTTCATGCTATGAAAAAGGGGATGACTCTCAGCGTGCAGCTGTCCACATCCAGAGCAAAGGCAGATGGAAAGTAAATCTTTTATTTGCTGCTCAACTATAGTTCCCTATGTCTGGACTAGCATGTTTAAGTGTCCAGGATATAAactaagaaaataactttaaaaagagCTTTAATGGTAGAAGTACCTCAAGGAATCTCTCTCAGAAGAGCCAAACAAAACACATGCCAACTTAAGAACTAAATCACGGATCTGGTTAAAGGATTCTTCATCTGTTGAGTCAGGAACATACAGCGAATATAGCTATTTACCATAGCTTCTCGGCCAGGGATGGAATCTCTGCAGTGTGGGAAAACCTTTTTGGCACATCCTTAATCCCCCAAATTTCCATGTAGTTTCACATAAGTTAAGAGTGCTGCTTTTGTAAATTCTCATAAACTGCTTCCAGACAATAATGCCCTAACTGAAGAAACACTCCAATATCAGAATATACTTAGCTGTGAAAGAAAGCATTCTCACCTCAAGATCAGGCAAGCTAAACTCTATCTTCCTATCCAACCTGCCGGGCCTCATCAGGGCTGGATCCAGAGTATCGGGTCTGTTTGTAGCCATCAGCACTTTGATGTTGCCTCGTGGGTCAAAACCATCCAACTGGTTGATCAGCTCCAGCATAGTACGTTGCACTTCGTTGTCACCCCCAGCCCCATCATCAAAACGAGCACCTGGAGAGAAAAGACACAGGTTTCACAAAATAAGAGAGGGACCTTCAGAGCATGGAGGAGGAGTCACAGCTGCGACATAGAAGACACCtggaaaaataatcttaaattacatacaaatatttgtgacaagttgttgtggtttaaccccagccagccgcttacttacttcccccccacccagtgggatgggggagagaattgggggaaaactcgtgggttgagataaagacagtttaataggacagaaaggaagaataaataaataaataaataaataatgctgctgctgataataaaaataataatacaataataagctgaaaaatccttgacttagtataaacattacttagcagcaactaaaaacatcagtttatcaacattattctcataccaaatccaaaacataacactctaccagctactagaaagaaaattaactctttcccagccaaaaccaggacatgagtTTAAAAAAGGTGTGAgggttttatttgaaaatgaCACATTTCAAACAAAGAGTGAGTGCTGTTATCTGTCCATTATAACAGGCACTGTTATCTTCATCCTTAGTATGAATGGGCCTATCTCCCTGCCTAATAACAGGCTGGGCTGCTGAAATTTATAAatgtagtttgtttgtttgttttgcctccCATCAACCAAAATCTTCCCCTACCTTGTCTGtgtaaaaattattctgctttcaaAGGACCCATGTActtcctttgagaaaaaaaattactgaattttcaGGCAGTAATAAAGATTTAGTATGTAGTCCAGAAGCTGAAGGGAGTTTAAGTTAACAGTACCTTTTGCAAACACAATACAGAGATTCTTCACTGAAGTTCACATAATCTGGATGTTCTAAATGTGCAAAAATGAATTCTCATCTGGGCTAGATATGTTCAAGCTATATAAACCAATTCTTGATAGCTTCCTGGACATAGGACGTTCTGGTACTAGTTTTGCTGAATAGGTATTTACAAGCACATTTCTTGAAATGCAGCAATCCAGATAAAGAATtacaacatgaaaagaaaacctgGAAGTTGTCATATGAGATTAAAGCTATAGATACCACAAACATACCTCCAATGGCATCAATTTCATCAAAGAATATAAGACAAGCTTTTTTAGTTCTGGCCATTTCAAAGAGTTCACGAACCATTCGAGCTCCCTGAAAGCAAAAATCAAGATTTTGTTAAAGATTCAAGGCACATTAAAGGAAAACTatcaaaattaaacttttcatGCTTCCAAACACTTCTAAGTTTCCAATGATAAAACTCTTAtttgtacacatatatataatggAACATTCATAAATCTTAAAGCAATTTATAAAGAAGAGACAAATTACTACTCTTAAATTCAGAAGTACAGCTGAAGTCATTTACCTCAGGGCCAACTGAAAAATAAGTGGCAGTGTTGAGAACAGAATCCTCATCCTAGAGCCCTCCCAAACTGCACATTAAACTCTGCACTGCAAAATCCATTTCATCAATGGCAGCATACTTCGGGTTTTACAATTGATCGCCTGACCTGCAGTGATTTGTTTGACAGTTCCTCCCCACTCCTTGTATCTCCAAGCATGCAAGTACATTCGTCCGTCATACCCACTATGGTGTCTGGTCACCACGACTGGAAATCTGCAAATCACTCCACACTCCATCGAATATTTGCTCTTACCTCTCCCACATACTTCTGCACCAATTCAGATCCAATTACTCTGATGAAGCAGGCATCAGTCCTGTTAGCAACAGCCCGGGCACAAAGTGTTTTGCCCGTACCAGGTGGCCCAAACAAAAGTACTCCTTTGGGAGGCTCAATTCCAAGGTTAACAAATCTTTCAGGCTGCAACAGTGGGAAACAGAAGGCAAGGTTATGtgcaaatcaaaattaatttgcatATACTCTTTGATGCACATAAGAAAATCATCAATGAAGAGCAATATAAACCAGGCTCGGCTGGATTTCACTTGTTAAAACTAGACTTCCTTTCACTTAGGTGTTTATACTGAGCTACAttatcttttcttgctttttcaaatgCTAACGGATGACCAGaatactttcaaaataataaaagtcTCAATCTGGAGGTTACTTACGTGAAGCAGAGGGGTTTCAACCACCTCTCTCAGCTTCTCAATCTGCTCTTTACAACCACCAACATCACTGTAAGTGACATCTGGTTTTTCTTCTACCTGCACAACAAAAAGTTGAGCGAGCAGTTAACAGTCTGATGCTTTGAAAGCTCTAGGCTTTCAACAGCCCAGAACAAAATCCAGCCAAAGTAATCAAAATTACAAGACAAAGCAATGTCATAAGTAAATGTCAAATAAGTAAAGGCAGTCTCACTTGCATCATGGTGACTGTGGGATCAATCTTTGGAGGCAAGGGGATATGGATTTGATACTTGTTTCTGTCCACCCTGGTGAAAAAGCATAAAGACATTATTTTAACACCGGTTAATTAAACTGTCATGTAGAAACAACTCTGTAAATTAGAAGCTGAattcttaaactgttcttttctctggCATCaggacagcccagccctgaaagctaacAGTCAGATGGGCTAGAAACTGGAATTCCTTCTGCAGAAAAGTTTTAAGGTTTCCAAAAATATTAATTCCAAAGTATTGTGAAAACTAAACTTCAAAATATCCCACAGAGCAAACTGGCAAAATATTGATTCTAAAAGTAACAGCCTTCACCTCCTCAGTGAACATTTCCTGTAGTCACCCCCTGTGTGTAACTGCAGACTGCCAAAGAGGAAGCAGGCTACACAGGCTCCCTGAAAGCTGGGACTATTGGGGCCCAAACTGAAAGGTTTCAGTCCATGACACACGGTTTTCATCAGAATGACATCAAAATCAAAAGATTCCAGCATAGCATGCAGGTGAGTTACCATCTTCCAAAAGAATGGCATTAGTGTTATAATTTCAACCACTGCAAAAATATGAAGTGATAGCTGTTGACATGTCAAACTAATGGATCAGATGAGAAAGCTTCAGTCTCCGGGAAAACTCATGAGAACATAAAGATTTTGCTTACCCAACTCTCATGCCTTCTTCTATGTCAGTAGGTGCCACCTGGTCACTGAGATCCACCACAAATTTGGCAAACTGCTTGACATTGATAATGTACTTGGGATCCTCGGAGTCTGCATTGATTATCTTTGTACACCTAATACAGAACATACAATTAACACTGCCAAGCAGGCAAACTAACTGGCTTGCTATTTGTATAAGCATCAAGATGAGAGACTCGTATTTTTCAAATATACCAAAATAGCTATTGTACTTGTGATTCTATTATTATAGCATCATACAATAATTACAGGAATAAGTACGAGTACGTAAGGCACCATCAAACATAAGACAGTTCCTTTTTGATACAATGGTAAAAAGCACTTTCAATACACCTAACAACTgaaccttattttttttaaaagtctacaCATAAGCtctaaatcacatttttaacacTATGCAGCTCCACTGTAAAGAGGAAGAGTGCACCCACCTTGCAACTTGTAATGGTTGCTCACTTTGGAGAGTTTGCTTATCTGCTGCCAGATCCCAAAGGGCAGGAGGAGCCAGGCCAGTGTCGGATTCCTTGATTCCTATGTACAACACAGACAAGCTGAGGAGGAAGCCGCTAACTGGTACATCAGCAGTCCTTCCCACACCAAGAACCTTAGACGTAAGCCTGCAGGAAGCTTTTTGAGAGATCTCcaaaacacacgcacacacatctTTGATGGACTTCCTAAAAAACAAGTTTCCTAAAGAAATGAGGCCTAAATGACTGTGCCGGCTAAACATGCAAATACCAGTCTAGCCATCCTCTAATACAATTTTGCAGTGTGGGGGCAATTACAACCAAGCTTGATAGAGATATCAGAGATAAGCGTATTTCTAAAAGTTTCAGCAAAGGAGCAAAACTCTGCAAGTGCTTTCACTCAGGGAAAGCTTTAGGGCAAGGTATCAGAAGCTAAGGGATTCACAAAGATGAAAAACCTTATAAATCTTCCAAAACATGGATATAAAAAGTACCATCTCCATGATGTATTTGAAAGAATCAAGGATTTTACtagaaaagagaaactgcagtCTTCCTGGCAGAAGTGAGGGCCCCTAGAGGATTAGCAACAGGGCAACAAACATATATCAgcaaaacaaacgaaaaaaaattagggaacaaattaatttttattgtaactGCCATAACTGACCAGCTGATTTTAAATGCTAACTGCTCTAATAGACGTTTCTTTGTTATACAAGGACTGGTACCACTACTTAATGATACTATGTTGAGGTTTTGCAGTCTATGGAAGTTCACTCACTATTCAAACACAGCTTGACACAAATCAGAACAAATTATCTAGTGGCAGAAAGGGGCATTTGTTTCATACcaccataataaaaaaaatgaaataaaaataaaattacagttttgaataaaaatatgttAAACTACAAAATTACATAA from Harpia harpyja isolate bHarHar1 chromosome 6, bHarHar1 primary haplotype, whole genome shotgun sequence encodes:
- the PSMC2 gene encoding 26S proteasome regulatory subunit 7; the encoded protein is MPDYLGADQRKTKEEEKEDKPIRALDEGDIALLKTYGQSTYSRQIKQVEDDIQQLLKKINELTGIKESDTGLAPPALWDLAADKQTLQSEQPLQVARCTKIINADSEDPKYIINVKQFAKFVVDLSDQVAPTDIEEGMRVGVDRNKYQIHIPLPPKIDPTVTMMQVEEKPDVTYSDVGGCKEQIEKLREVVETPLLHPERFVNLGIEPPKGVLLFGPPGTGKTLCARAVANRTDACFIRVIGSELVQKYVGEGARMVRELFEMARTKKACLIFFDEIDAIGGARFDDGAGGDNEVQRTMLELINQLDGFDPRGNIKVLMATNRPDTLDPALMRPGRLDRKIEFSLPDLEGRTHIFKIHARSMSVERDIRFELLARLCPNSTGAEIRSVCTEAGMFAIRARRKIATEKDFLEAVNKVIKSYAKFSATPRYMTYN